One Qipengyuania gaetbuli genomic region harbors:
- a CDS encoding serine O-acetyltransferase, with amino-acid sequence MQTIMRLHRISSTFYRWRLPVVGRIVDGIIRVLFGAVVPGKAQIARSAFFEHSGLGVVLNERSVIGENCRIGVHVVLGGKAPIIGAPALEDNVIVHAGAKLIGPITVGRGTVIAANAVVIGDLPPGVMAAGVPAVVKKPAEASDQHG; translated from the coding sequence TTGCAGACCATCATGCGCCTTCACCGGATATCCTCCACCTTCTACCGGTGGCGGCTGCCTGTCGTCGGCAGGATAGTGGACGGTATCATCCGTGTCCTGTTCGGAGCTGTCGTTCCCGGCAAGGCGCAGATCGCGCGGTCCGCATTCTTCGAACACAGCGGCCTTGGCGTGGTGCTTAACGAGCGCAGCGTGATCGGTGAGAACTGCCGGATCGGAGTTCACGTCGTCCTAGGCGGCAAGGCGCCCATCATTGGCGCGCCTGCTCTCGAAGATAACGTGATTGTCCATGCAGGGGCGAAGCTGATCGGGCCGATCACCGTCGGCAGGGGCACCGTGATCGCAGCGAACGCAGTCGTGATTGGCGATCTGCCTCCGGGTGTCATGGCCGCGGGGGTCCCGGCAGTCGTCAAGAAGCCGGCAGAAGCTTCCGACCAGCACGGGTAG
- a CDS encoding glycosyltransferase family 4 protein, whose amino-acid sequence MTTQARNSAVPLQVLVATPLGKGGNGGIDRLMDLLRDRYEMSGDREAVIRFGSTRGKGHILLSPVYLAAFLFRMALLKLTGRLDILHINLSSQGSFSRKRIVARFAMMLGVPYVLHLHGSRFREFYESASPGKQQAIRETFVNARAAIVLGSYWREFVSEMDRRINTVILHNATAPLDVPIKADSPGEVHVAFLGALGARKGVPELVEAARRLADLPGWKMTIAGNGEVEETRNVVAEHGLGDRIAIPGWLGPQDSARLLSTCDVIVLPSYNENLPMSVIEGMGAGKAVVTTPVGAVLDIISDEDNGLIVQPGNVEELTAALRRVIEDGELRRKLGENARSTHREMLDISTYLPRLTVIWKEALSNASANKQQNLNT is encoded by the coding sequence ATGACAACTCAGGCCCGCAATTCGGCCGTCCCGCTTCAGGTGCTGGTCGCAACACCGCTCGGCAAGGGTGGTAATGGCGGTATCGACCGCCTGATGGACCTCCTGCGCGACCGGTACGAGATGTCCGGGGACAGGGAAGCGGTCATCCGCTTCGGCTCGACAAGGGGGAAGGGCCATATCCTGCTCTCGCCAGTCTATCTGGCAGCATTCCTGTTTCGGATGGCGCTCCTCAAGCTGACGGGTCGGCTCGATATTCTCCACATCAATCTGTCGAGCCAGGGAAGCTTCAGCCGCAAGCGCATCGTTGCCCGCTTCGCGATGATGCTCGGCGTTCCTTATGTTTTGCATCTCCATGGATCGCGCTTTCGCGAGTTTTACGAAAGCGCGAGCCCGGGCAAGCAGCAGGCCATTCGCGAGACTTTCGTAAATGCACGCGCCGCGATCGTGCTTGGCAGCTACTGGCGAGAGTTCGTCTCGGAGATGGACCGGCGGATCAATACCGTCATCCTGCACAATGCCACTGCACCCCTCGACGTACCGATAAAAGCCGATTCACCGGGCGAGGTGCATGTCGCGTTCCTGGGCGCCCTAGGCGCGCGCAAGGGCGTGCCTGAACTGGTGGAAGCCGCGCGCCGGCTTGCCGATCTGCCCGGATGGAAGATGACGATTGCCGGAAACGGAGAGGTCGAGGAGACGCGCAATGTCGTAGCGGAGCACGGCCTCGGTGACCGGATCGCGATACCGGGCTGGCTCGGCCCCCAGGACTCGGCAAGGCTGCTGAGCACCTGCGATGTGATCGTCCTTCCGTCCTACAATGAAAACCTGCCGATGTCGGTTATCGAAGGCATGGGCGCAGGCAAGGCAGTCGTCACGACCCCGGTCGGTGCCGTACTCGATATCATCTCCGACGAGGACAACGGCCTGATCGTTCAGCCGGGCAATGTCGAGGAGCTGACCGCTGCCCTGAGGCGGGTAATCGAAGACGGTGAACTACGCCGAAAACTTGGCGAAAATGCGCGCTCGACACATCGCGAGATGCTGGATATCAGCACCTATCTACCGCGCCTGACGGTCATCTGGAAAGAAGCGTTGTCAAATGCTTCTGCCAACAAGCAACAGAATTTGAACACTTGA
- a CDS encoding SGNH/GDSL hydrolase family protein: MSAAMALQPAAIARAAFDQAGLARPLSTLAALGDSMTFQNSDGSPWWKRPYGYLSWAEILSGGRLISPAEFNFGVSGERSDQMLARVGRVVAARPDICVVFGGVNDLPTLTAAQTIRNLERIYDRLRDAGIFVVAVPPIPAGVLAGQTLTDAQQAHLAQVRHHIRARSVGSGFAVADAGPLLLDHASSKGLPIGGAPAGSSIPTAMTYDGLHPSIRGAFWIGKTIAGVLENRLYGRPPLLDGAHDQFDALTNPTGSKLGPALALGTPGGTVSGGASGTAPAGWVLQRQSAGGSLTGAFETQALANGMSRPAYSITASGSQASGEARGRLYRQIYSSYAPGEKVEGLVEVEVSGIGPSSLTELQLQVADTTGQLARVLGTQAGVPTGTKFCYPDQTWSGVLRTSPIVLGNTAALDFVVNLGVAGIDGASASVRLTGAKLARCIS; this comes from the coding sequence ATGAGCGCGGCCATGGCGCTGCAGCCTGCGGCCATCGCGCGCGCGGCTTTCGATCAGGCTGGCCTGGCGCGTCCTCTCTCCACGCTCGCCGCGCTCGGTGACAGCATGACCTTCCAGAATTCGGATGGCAGCCCTTGGTGGAAGCGGCCTTACGGTTACCTCTCTTGGGCTGAAATCCTCTCCGGCGGCCGGCTGATATCGCCGGCAGAATTCAACTTCGGCGTTTCGGGTGAACGCAGTGACCAGATGCTGGCCCGCGTCGGCCGCGTCGTCGCTGCACGGCCCGACATCTGCGTCGTATTCGGCGGCGTGAACGACCTGCCCACGCTTACGGCGGCGCAAACGATCCGAAACCTTGAGCGGATCTACGACAGGCTGCGGGATGCGGGCATTTTCGTGGTTGCGGTCCCGCCTATCCCCGCGGGAGTACTGGCGGGACAGACCCTGACGGATGCACAGCAGGCCCATCTCGCGCAGGTCAGGCACCACATCCGGGCGCGCTCCGTAGGTAGCGGCTTCGCAGTAGCCGACGCAGGCCCGCTGCTGCTCGATCACGCCAGTTCCAAGGGGCTTCCCATCGGCGGCGCGCCAGCCGGTTCGAGCATCCCCACGGCCATGACCTACGACGGTCTGCATCCCTCGATCCGTGGCGCGTTCTGGATCGGCAAGACGATCGCGGGGGTTCTCGAAAACCGCCTGTACGGAAGGCCGCCACTACTGGACGGAGCGCACGACCAGTTCGATGCGCTCACCAATCCGACGGGCTCGAAACTCGGCCCCGCCCTCGCGCTCGGCACGCCAGGTGGTACGGTTTCCGGCGGAGCTTCTGGAACCGCGCCGGCGGGCTGGGTCCTCCAGCGTCAATCGGCAGGCGGGTCGCTAACCGGCGCCTTCGAAACGCAGGCGCTGGCCAATGGCATGTCGCGCCCCGCGTACAGTATAACCGCTTCGGGCAGCCAGGCATCTGGTGAAGCAAGAGGGCGGCTCTACCGCCAGATCTATTCTTCCTATGCACCTGGCGAAAAAGTCGAAGGATTGGTCGAAGTCGAGGTGTCGGGCATTGGCCCGTCAAGCCTGACGGAACTGCAACTCCAGGTCGCAGACACTACAGGCCAGCTGGCCCGCGTGCTTGGCACACAGGCCGGTGTGCCGACGGGGACGAAGTTCTGTTACCCCGACCAGACTTGGTCCGGAGTCTTGCGGACCAGCCCCATCGTACTCGGAAATACCGCGGCACTTGATTTTGTCGTCAATCTGGGTGTTGCAGGGATCGACGGAGCATCGGCAAGCGTGAGGCTCACAGGAGCCAAACTGGCGCGATGCATTAGCTGA
- a CDS encoding nucleotide sugar dehydrogenase has translation MKLSVFGLGYVGVVAAGCLAADGHETIGVDPNREKVDLVNAGNSPIIEKDIGEMVEAAVKNGMLRATTDAREAIMASDMALICVGTPSQRNGSLDLTYVRRVCEEIGRAIGEKDDYFVVVIRSTILPGTMRGLIVPVLEEASGKKAGVDFGVCNNPEFLREGTAVYDYRNPPKTVIGELDERSGAMLADLYADLDAPLIRTSVEVAETVKYIDNVWHATKVAFANEVGAVCKSLDIDSHKVMDIFCLDTKLNLSSYYMKPGFAFGGSCLPKDVRAFNYRANSLDLDLPLIGSIMASNERHIDRGFELVTRGGKKKVGILGFSFKAGTDDLRESPIVELIERLLGKGYELALYDRNVSIAALKGGNRDYILNHIPHISRLMRETAEEVVADCDTIIIGNSDPAFADVKFRDDQNIIDLVRIEGDASAVEGYEGICW, from the coding sequence ATGAAACTAAGCGTATTCGGATTGGGTTATGTGGGCGTGGTCGCGGCGGGGTGTCTTGCCGCAGACGGGCACGAGACGATCGGTGTCGATCCCAATCGTGAAAAGGTCGACCTGGTCAACGCAGGCAACTCCCCGATCATCGAGAAGGACATCGGCGAGATGGTCGAAGCTGCCGTCAAGAACGGCATGCTGCGCGCGACGACCGATGCTCGCGAAGCGATCATGGCCAGCGACATGGCCCTGATCTGCGTGGGCACGCCCAGCCAGCGCAATGGCTCGCTCGATCTTACCTATGTCCGCCGCGTGTGCGAGGAAATCGGCCGCGCCATCGGGGAGAAGGACGATTATTTCGTGGTCGTCATCCGCTCGACCATCCTCCCAGGTACCATGCGGGGCCTGATCGTCCCGGTCCTTGAAGAAGCTTCGGGCAAGAAGGCAGGCGTCGACTTCGGCGTGTGCAACAACCCCGAATTCCTGCGGGAAGGGACGGCGGTCTACGACTATCGCAACCCGCCCAAGACGGTCATCGGTGAACTGGACGAGCGTAGCGGCGCGATGCTGGCGGACCTCTATGCCGATCTCGACGCGCCGCTGATCCGCACTTCGGTAGAGGTGGCGGAAACGGTCAAGTATATCGACAATGTGTGGCACGCGACCAAGGTCGCCTTCGCCAACGAAGTCGGCGCAGTGTGCAAGTCGCTCGACATCGACAGCCACAAGGTCATGGACATCTTCTGCCTCGACACGAAGCTGAACCTGTCGAGCTATTACATGAAGCCCGGCTTTGCTTTCGGCGGATCGTGCCTGCCCAAAGACGTTCGTGCGTTCAATTATCGCGCCAATTCGCTCGATCTCGACCTGCCGCTGATCGGATCGATCATGGCCAGCAACGAACGCCACATCGATCGCGGCTTCGAGCTCGTTACTCGCGGCGGCAAGAAAAAGGTCGGCATTCTCGGATTCAGCTTCAAGGCGGGGACCGACGACCTGCGCGAAAGCCCGATCGTCGAACTGATCGAACGCCTGCTCGGCAAGGGGTACGAACTTGCGCTCTACGACCGGAATGTCAGCATCGCGGCGCTGAAGGGCGGGAACCGGGACTACATCCTGAACCATATTCCGCACATCAGCCGTCTCATGCGCGAAACTGCCGAAGAGGTGGTCGCGGACTGCGACACGATCATCATCGGCAATTCGGATCCGGCCTTCGCCGACGTCAAGTTCCGCGACGACCAGAACATCATCGACCTCGTCCGTATCGAGGGCGATGCCTCGGCTGTCGAAGGCTACGAAGGCATCTGCTGGTAA
- a CDS encoding exopolysaccharide biosynthesis polyprenyl glycosylphosphotransferase: MDIAVIFAMFGVTGQLYFGDFLSDTTTANALAFSSIFVVIGQYSGLYNARSLTQVWQATSALVVTQAISALLLTAAIFFTKSAEDFSRFSFGLGMLLTFPPLALVRFTLTRWLKSHGRKDLESVLIIDDGGPRISLDGAERISAREMNINLDDPGPLTLDQIGSYLRNVDRAIVSCPVEHRQLWAPILRAAGVNGEVVSHGLQELGVSRIRIEESFISLEVSTGPLTLPQRLLKRVMDLSVAALALLLLSPLFLLVAIAIKVEDGGPVLFRQARVGRGNRFFRIVKFRTMKVESSDFDGNVSASRDDDRVTRIGAILRRTSIDELPQLFNVLGGSMSLVGPRPHATGSLAGNKLFWEIDRSYWLRHALKPGMTGLAQVRGYRGATENEEDLLNRLYSDLEYVSKWSPLLDFQILARTALVLVHRNAF, from the coding sequence GTGGATATCGCGGTAATCTTCGCCATGTTCGGCGTGACCGGCCAGCTGTACTTCGGAGACTTCCTGTCCGACACAACCACGGCCAACGCACTGGCGTTTTCATCGATCTTCGTGGTCATCGGACAGTATTCCGGCCTCTATAATGCGCGCTCGCTCACGCAGGTATGGCAGGCGACTTCCGCGCTTGTCGTGACCCAGGCCATTTCCGCCCTCCTCCTGACCGCGGCGATCTTCTTCACCAAGTCGGCCGAGGACTTCTCGCGCTTCAGTTTCGGCCTGGGCATGCTGCTGACCTTCCCGCCGCTGGCCCTGGTCCGCTTCACGCTTACCCGTTGGCTGAAATCGCATGGGCGCAAGGATCTCGAGAGCGTACTGATCATCGACGATGGCGGTCCGCGGATTTCACTAGATGGTGCGGAACGGATCAGCGCCCGTGAGATGAACATAAATCTCGACGATCCGGGCCCGCTGACCTTGGACCAGATCGGGTCATACCTGCGCAACGTAGACCGTGCGATCGTCAGCTGCCCGGTCGAGCATCGGCAATTGTGGGCACCGATCCTGCGCGCCGCCGGCGTGAACGGGGAAGTCGTGTCGCACGGCCTGCAGGAACTCGGCGTCTCTCGCATCCGAATCGAAGAATCGTTCATTTCGCTGGAGGTTTCGACCGGCCCGCTGACTCTACCGCAACGCCTGCTTAAACGGGTGATGGACCTGTCAGTTGCCGCGCTAGCACTCCTCTTGCTCAGCCCGCTTTTCCTGCTCGTCGCGATCGCCATCAAGGTCGAGGACGGCGGCCCCGTGCTGTTCAGGCAGGCACGTGTCGGTCGCGGCAACCGCTTCTTCCGGATCGTGAAATTCCGCACCATGAAAGTGGAATCGAGCGATTTCGACGGCAATGTCTCGGCATCGCGGGATGACGATCGCGTCACGCGCATCGGGGCGATACTCCGGCGCACGAGCATCGACGAACTGCCCCAGCTATTCAATGTCTTGGGCGGATCGATGAGCCTCGTCGGCCCTCGTCCGCATGCCACCGGGTCGCTCGCGGGTAACAAGCTGTTTTGGGAAATCGACCGCAGCTACTGGCTGAGGCATGCCCTCAAGCCGGGGATGACCGGCCTTGCGCAGGTGCGCGGCTATCGCGGTGCGACGGAGAACGAGGAAGACCTGCTCAACAGGCTCTACAGCGACCTTGAGTACGTTTCGAAATGGAGCCCCCTTCTCGACTTCCAGATCCTGGCACGCACAGCACTGGTACTGGTCCACCGCAACGCATTTTGA
- a CDS encoding heparinase II/III family protein: MRVFAKDDAPFPPHWNRDPKTGTQAPLSFGKGINYRHEAIVGDIKYLWEPNRHQELVTLAQAWRLTDDARYLDAIAGLLRSWLDECPYPYGVNWTSSLELGLRLVNWSFVWDLTGGLQSRLFDGEGGEALREDWLKSIYLHQDFIARHLSFHSSANNHILGEYLGLYVAGARWPLWAKSHQWRSLGREGFLREALLQTGRDGVNKEQAVYYQHEVMDMMILAGLLARAEEQDFPVEYWARLEAMCEFLAAIMDVGGNVPMIGDADDARIARLDPDQHSDPYKPLLAAGAILFDREDFAHKAGHMDDKTCWLLPNRPLPWPSARPPVTTFSEGGYYVLGHNLEQADEIRLVCDCAPLGYLSIAAHGHADALAFTLSAGGMEWLIDPGTFAYHTEKKWRDHFRSTLAHNTLCIDGLDQSVIGGNFMWMHKANASLVQFDAEAGLFEGEHDGYRRLADPVTHRRRIELDGPARVVTVTDFLECSEEHEVGLSFQLAEECTARIDKGEVLVGKAGQTIRIRCEDARLEPVILEGETDPPAGWISRRFDEKSAAPMIRWTGRVSRAQIRTVITIQEGARS; the protein is encoded by the coding sequence ATGCGGGTATTCGCAAAGGACGACGCGCCGTTCCCGCCGCACTGGAATCGGGACCCCAAGACCGGGACGCAGGCGCCGCTAAGTTTTGGAAAGGGCATAAATTACCGGCACGAAGCCATCGTCGGCGACATCAAGTACCTGTGGGAGCCCAACCGCCACCAGGAACTGGTCACGCTGGCCCAGGCATGGCGGCTGACGGATGACGCCCGCTATCTCGATGCGATTGCCGGGCTGCTTCGTAGCTGGCTCGACGAGTGCCCGTATCCATACGGCGTGAACTGGACCAGCTCGCTCGAACTGGGCCTCAGGCTGGTGAACTGGTCGTTCGTCTGGGACCTCACCGGCGGACTTCAGTCACGCCTGTTCGATGGCGAGGGTGGAGAAGCGCTGCGGGAAGACTGGCTCAAATCCATCTATCTGCATCAGGATTTCATCGCGCGGCATCTCTCTTTCCATTCCTCCGCCAACAACCATATCCTGGGCGAATACCTTGGCCTGTATGTTGCCGGTGCGCGCTGGCCCTTGTGGGCCAAGTCGCACCAATGGCGGTCGCTCGGACGGGAAGGCTTCCTGCGCGAAGCCCTGCTCCAGACCGGCCGGGACGGGGTCAACAAGGAGCAGGCCGTCTATTACCAGCACGAGGTGATGGACATGATGATCCTCGCGGGCCTGCTGGCCCGGGCAGAGGAGCAGGATTTCCCCGTTGAGTACTGGGCACGCCTCGAGGCAATGTGCGAATTCCTTGCCGCGATCATGGATGTCGGCGGGAATGTGCCCATGATCGGCGATGCGGACGATGCCCGAATAGCCCGCCTCGATCCCGATCAGCATAGCGATCCATACAAGCCGCTGCTGGCTGCAGGTGCGATATTGTTCGACCGAGAGGATTTCGCTCACAAGGCCGGGCATATGGACGACAAGACGTGCTGGTTGCTGCCGAACCGGCCGCTGCCATGGCCTTCGGCGCGCCCCCCAGTCACCACCTTCAGCGAGGGTGGGTACTACGTGTTAGGTCACAATCTCGAACAGGCAGACGAAATCCGCCTGGTGTGCGATTGTGCTCCGCTAGGATACCTGTCGATCGCCGCCCACGGTCATGCCGACGCGCTGGCCTTCACGCTGTCGGCGGGCGGCATGGAATGGCTCATCGATCCGGGGACATTCGCCTACCATACGGAGAAGAAGTGGCGCGACCATTTCCGCTCGACCCTGGCGCACAATACCCTGTGCATCGACGGTCTCGACCAGTCGGTGATCGGCGGCAACTTCATGTGGATGCACAAGGCGAATGCATCGCTCGTGCAGTTCGATGCCGAGGCGGGCCTGTTCGAGGGCGAGCATGACGGTTACCGGCGCCTGGCAGACCCTGTGACCCACCGGCGCCGTATCGAACTGGACGGACCGGCGCGAGTAGTTACTGTGACCGACTTCCTGGAATGTTCGGAAGAGCACGAGGTAGGACTGTCCTTTCAGTTGGCAGAAGAGTGCACAGCCCGGATCGACAAGGGCGAAGTCCTTGTCGGGAAGGCGGGCCAGACCATCCGTATCCGTTGCGAAGATGCACGGCTCGAGCCCGTCATTCTCGAGGGCGAGACCGATCCGCCGGCAGGGTGGATTTCGCGTCGGTTCGACGAAAAGAGCGCAGCCCCGATGATCCGCTGGACCGGACGTGTATCACGCGCGCAGATCAGGACTGTGATTACGATCCAGGAAGGTGCGCGGTCATGA
- a CDS encoding glycosyltransferase family 4 protein codes for MTRRVLIIVENLPVPFDRRVWQEASTLRDAGYSVSIICPATKDYPKRRETIDGIEVYRHPLPHEADGAVGYALEYGSALFWELYLATKIAFSRGFDVIHACNPPDLIFMVAAFFKPFGKKFVFDHHDINPELYEAKFGRRDFFYRLMLWAERLTFRLADMSIATNHSYRKIAIERGGMDPDKVFVVRSGPKLDRLKLVPPKAYLKQGRKYLVGYVGVMGKQEGIDLLLETVRVLVHEKGRQDIHFGLVGGGTSLDEMKELAGKLGVDNYVTFTGRVSDADLLDMLNTADVCVNPDVANAMNDASTMNKIMEYMALAKPIVQFDLTEGRYSAQDASLYAQHNDPHDMADKIIALLDDPERRKKMGEFGRNRVINELEWKYEAPKLLAAYDSLWKTAD; via the coding sequence GTGACCCGCCGTGTCCTGATCATTGTCGAAAACCTGCCCGTACCCTTCGACCGAAGGGTCTGGCAGGAGGCCAGTACCCTGCGCGATGCAGGCTATTCGGTCAGCATCATCTGCCCGGCGACTAAGGATTATCCCAAGCGCCGCGAGACGATCGACGGTATCGAAGTATATCGCCACCCGCTGCCGCACGAGGCAGATGGGGCGGTGGGCTATGCCCTGGAATATGGCAGTGCTCTGTTCTGGGAGCTTTACCTGGCAACGAAGATCGCGTTTTCGCGCGGCTTCGACGTGATCCACGCGTGCAATCCGCCGGACCTCATTTTCATGGTGGCCGCGTTCTTCAAGCCATTCGGCAAGAAGTTCGTGTTCGATCATCATGACATCAATCCCGAGCTTTACGAAGCCAAGTTCGGGCGCCGGGATTTCTTCTACCGGCTCATGCTGTGGGCGGAGCGGCTGACGTTCCGGCTCGCGGACATGTCGATCGCGACCAACCACAGTTACCGCAAGATCGCCATCGAACGCGGCGGCATGGATCCGGACAAGGTCTTCGTCGTCCGCTCCGGGCCGAAGCTGGACAGGCTGAAGCTCGTCCCGCCTAAGGCCTACCTCAAGCAAGGGCGCAAGTACCTGGTCGGCTACGTCGGGGTGATGGGCAAGCAGGAAGGTATCGACCTGCTGCTCGAAACCGTGCGCGTTCTCGTGCACGAAAAGGGACGCCAGGACATTCATTTCGGCCTTGTCGGCGGCGGCACCTCGCTCGACGAGATGAAGGAGCTCGCCGGTAAACTCGGCGTGGACAATTACGTCACCTTCACCGGCCGCGTCAGCGATGCCGACCTGCTCGACATGCTCAATACGGCGGATGTCTGCGTCAATCCCGACGTCGCCAATGCGATGAACGACGCCTCGACCATGAACAAGATCATGGAATACATGGCGCTGGCCAAGCCGATTGTGCAGTTCGATCTGACCGAAGGGCGATATTCGGCACAGGATGCCTCGCTCTATGCGCAGCATAATGATCCGCACGACATGGCGGACAAGATCATCGCACTGCTCGACGATCCCGAACGCCGGAAGAAGATGGGCGAGTTCGGCCGCAACCGCGTGATCAACGAACTCGAATGGAAATACGAGGCGCCCAAGCTGCTTGCCGCATACGATAGTCTCTGGAAGACTGCGGACTGA
- a CDS encoding NADP-dependent isocitrate dehydrogenase translates to MAKIKVANPVVELDGDEMTKIIWKWIRERLILPYLDIDLKYYDLSIEKRDETDDQITVDAANAIKEHGVGVKCATITPDEARVEEFNLKSMWRSPNGTIRNILGGVVFREPIVIDNVPRLVPGWTDPIVVGRHAFGDQYRATDTLIPGAGKLRLVFEGENGEKIDLDVFEFQSPGVAMAMYNLDDSIRDFARASFSYGLDRKWPVYLSTKNTILKKYDGRFKDLFQEVFDAEFKADFEKHGLTYEHRLIDDMVAAALKWSGKFVWACKNYDGDVQSDIVAQGFGSLGLMTSVLMTPDGKTVEAEAAHGTVTRHYRQHQQGKATSTNPIASIFAWTRGLMYRGKFDNTPDVVRFAETLEEVCIKTVESGKMTKDLALLIGPDQSWMTTEQFFEAIVENLEKEMANWA, encoded by the coding sequence ATGGCCAAGATCAAGGTAGCCAACCCGGTCGTCGAACTCGACGGCGACGAAATGACGAAGATCATCTGGAAGTGGATTCGCGAACGGCTGATCCTTCCGTATCTCGACATCGACCTGAAGTATTACGACCTCTCGATCGAGAAGCGCGACGAGACGGACGACCAGATCACCGTCGATGCAGCCAACGCGATCAAGGAACACGGCGTCGGCGTGAAGTGCGCCACGATCACTCCGGACGAAGCCCGCGTCGAGGAATTCAACCTCAAGAGCATGTGGCGTTCGCCCAACGGCACCATCCGCAACATCCTCGGCGGCGTGGTCTTCCGCGAACCGATCGTGATCGACAACGTGCCGCGCCTCGTGCCCGGCTGGACCGATCCCATCGTCGTCGGCCGCCATGCTTTCGGTGACCAGTACCGCGCCACCGACACGCTTATCCCGGGCGCCGGCAAGCTGCGCCTCGTCTTCGAAGGCGAGAACGGCGAGAAGATCGACCTCGACGTGTTCGAGTTCCAGAGCCCCGGCGTCGCCATGGCGATGTACAACCTCGACGACAGCATCCGCGATTTCGCGCGCGCCAGCTTCTCCTACGGTCTCGACCGCAAGTGGCCGGTGTACCTGTCCACCAAGAACACCATCCTCAAGAAGTACGATGGCCGCTTCAAGGACCTGTTCCAGGAAGTGTTCGACGCCGAGTTCAAGGCCGACTTCGAGAAGCACGGCCTGACCTACGAGCACCGCCTGATCGACGACATGGTCGCCGCGGCCCTCAAGTGGAGCGGCAAGTTCGTCTGGGCCTGCAAGAACTACGACGGCGACGTGCAGTCGGACATCGTGGCGCAGGGCTTCGGCTCGCTCGGCCTGATGACCTCGGTCCTGATGACGCCGGACGGCAAGACCGTGGAAGCGGAAGCCGCGCACGGCACCGTCACCCGTCACTATCGCCAGCACCAGCAGGGCAAGGCGACCTCGACCAACCCGATCGCCAGCATCTTCGCCTGGACCCGCGGCCTCATGTACCGCGGCAAGTTCGACAACACGCCCGACGTGGTGCGCTTTGCCGAAACGCTGGAGGAAGTCTGCATCAAGACCGTCGAAAGCGGCAAGATGACCAAGGACCTCGCGCTGCTGATCGGTCCGGACCAGAGCTGGATGACCACCGAGCAGTTTTTCGAGGCGATCGTCGAGAACCTCGAAAAGGAAATGGCCAACTGGGCCTGA